The Desulfobacteraceae bacterium genome has a window encoding:
- a CDS encoding thioredoxin family protein, translating to MDIKVLGPGCAKCEQTEKIVKEAVTEAGVTATVEKVTDLMKIAGYGVFGTPAVVVDGEVKCVGKIPTKEDVKGWLGA from the coding sequence ATGGATATCAAAGTACTGGGGCCAGGCTGCGCCAAGTGCGAGCAGACCGAAAAAATCGTGAAGGAGGCTGTGACCGAGGCGGGGGTGACGGCCACGGTCGAAAAGGTCACCGACCTCATGAAAATCGCCGGCTACGGGGTGTTCGGCACGCCGGCGGTGGTGGTGGACGGCGAGGTGAAATGCGTGGGAAAAATTCCCACCAAGGAGGATGTCAAAGGCTGGCTGGGCGCGTAG